The region CCGAGTGAACCAGAAAACGTCCAACGCTACTCAGACCAGGATGCTCAGAAGTTCACCGTAGAAGACTTGGAGAATCCCAATATTGTTGGAAGGCTTACCCAAGAGCAGCGGAAGCAGATCATCAAGGATGCTCGAGCAAAAAAGAAAACCACGGATGGTTAGGGTTACTGGCAGTCTATTGGTTTTTAACGCAATTTAGTCGTAGATCCATACTAAGGAACGTTTCCGTATGAACCCGCCATCCTCAAGTATTGCCGATGCACCGGACAAAACGAAGTCTAAGGGAGCAGCACCCGGCGAGGGTAGTAAGAAGGAGCTGTCGCCATTAGAAGTATTGCGTCAAGCTGCCAAAAATTCTGAGGGGAAAAAGCCCACTGACGCCAAGCCTTCACCGAAACGGAATGCCTTTTCACGTGAAGCAATGCAGTGGACAAGACGTCTTCATCTGTACACCGGTCTATTTCTCCTGCCGTGGGTTTTCCTATACGGAGTGACCGGCGTGCTATTCAATCATCCGACTTGGTTCTCGGATACATTCCAGATGTCTTTCTCCCAGGATGCCGTTGAAGGGACATCCTTAGGGCAAATGATTCCTGCTGCCGACATCGCCAATTTAGTGGTCGCCGAATTGAATGAAACGAGTGACAGCAAATATACCTTGCTCGATCCCGAAAAGATCTCCCACGGCCGAACGGGCTTGAACGCAGCGTTCGTTGGTGCAGATCAAAAAGACTACCAGGTGTTTCTGAACGAAACCGCGGATGGCGGAACGATTCGTGAACCTCGTCGACGCAAAGGCGGAGGTGGTGGCGGTAACGGCGGTGGAGGCAACAGCAAAGAGGCAAAGGGAGAATACCAACCAAATTCCGAGCGGAATCAGGGAGATTCAAAAAATGAAAAGAGTGACGCTGACAAACCAAAGGGAAACAAAGGTGAATTGAAAACTGGTGAACAGCGGAGTCCATCGCGACGAGGGAGTCGAGCCAATGTAGCCCCATTCGCAATTGATTCTGGCCTGGAAGTCGCTGACTCGCCAATCATGCTCTTCGAAGAGGCATTGCCGACGATTCTAGCTCGAAGCGGATTTGAAGGGGCGTCCATTTCCGCGGTTTCCCTGGAACCGTTATCGTTCAAAATCAAAGACGATAAAAAAACCTGGAACGTTCAATACGACGTTGCAACAGGATCAGTTTCAGGAACGGAAGATAAGCCTGAGGAAGGCGAAGCACAGTTGTCGAGTATGTCGTTTCGGCGATACCTCCTTCAACTTCACAAAGCACGCGGATACCCAGGCGAGGAAGTCAACGTTCGATCGATTTGGGCAGTCTTCGTCGATGCAATGTCCTTCACGATGTGCTTCTGGGGAATCTCAGGCGTGGTCATGTGGTGGCAGATCAAGCGTACTCGTCCAATCGGAACTGCCCTGCTTGGCATAAGCGTCGCATTGGCCGGCATAATCGGTTACGTCATGTGGGTAGAGATGATTTCCTAAACACTGACGCACTCCTGACACAATTTGCAGTATCTCAAACTGCCACGGAAATCGATACCTATGAATCGTCTATTCGCAATCATCGTACTTGTCGCGTTTGCCTTTGTGCCAACTCCTTCTTTAGCCCATTCACTTTGGGTCTTGGTGCCTGACGGCGAGGACAACGTCGTTAAATTGTGGTACAGCGATAGCCCCGAACCTGGCCGCGCAAGCATGATTCATCGAATCCTTAAAGCGAAGGTTTACGCGGTAAGTCCCGACTCTGCTCCGGTAGCGATACCGATGAAAAAAATTGAACTGGATGAGGAGACGGCTGAGATGTCGGCTAACCTAACAAATCCGGCGAAGATGCTCGCAACGGTATGCGACATTGGCGTGAAAGAGTCACGACGACTAAAACCAGCGTCAGGAAGTGGAGTAAGCCAGACATCCCAAGCGAAAGAAAGTTCCTCTCGGGAACACAAAGAAGAACCGCCCATACGTGAATGGTATTTCTGCAAATACGTGACATCAAATGCCATTAAAAACAAAGACGCTGATAAGGCGTTCGAGCATCTTTCCTATCGCTTAGAACTTATCCCACGATTAGAAGGAAGCACGCTTGTTATTGCCGCTTATCTTGATGGAGAACCAGCCAAGCAGCTAAGTGTTTCCATTACAGATGTCAAAGGCGAACGGCAGCGTTTATCAACTGACGAAAACGGCATTGCAAAGTTAGATGGAGTTTCCAAAGGCCGTTACGCCATCAGAAGTAAAACCTTACTGGACGAAGCCGGGAAAGTTAACGGAAAAGAGTATGCCAAGACGGCTCTCGTTAGCAGTCTTATTCTGGATATTGAGTAGGCTCGTTAAGAAAAATTGGCTTTGCAAATGGGCAATTCCAGGTCTTTTTTGCGACGGCGAACTAGACAACTGTCCAAGATACGAGTTCTGTTGGGAAGTCGTGTCTTTCGCGCCAATTACGTTGTGCCGTAAGCTCCTCTGACTTCGCGAGATCTGGATCCGACCAACTCTTTTGGTCGGATCCGTTGTGGGTTATCTAAATAGCTAACATGAGTAGCCTGTAGAGTTAGCGAACTTCATTGGCTCTGTTGAGCATTTTTTGCAAGACTTAGAGCGATGCGGTGAGGCCATCATTGCACGTGCTGACACGCCGCAGTGTTTCCATGTCGATGGTTTCGGGAATGAACCTGGTTGATCCATCACCTAGCATTCCTAAGATCCCGCCAGGGTGGAATGAGTTGAGAATGGTGTTGTTCTCGTACGGTTGGCTACTCGATGATGAAGTCTTGGTGTCGTAGTTAATTTGCCAACGTACGGTGGTCAGACCGGTGTAGTAATAATTGTCAGAACTGCTGGTAATGGAACTCACGGGGTAATTTGCTAGTTGCCCGGTCCAACCACCCCCGTAGTTAGCTGCGATGACTTCGTTCCCAACCATCGCAGACTGTTCAGCAACAGCCAGACTATTCGAGGTACCGTCAGTAGCATCTCGAAACTTCGTCACTTGACCTGGCCGAAGCATGCCAGTTCCCGCTGCGTATCCCCTGGAAGTTTGCTTGACGACATCAGTGCGGCCCGCAGGATCTGGATAGGCTCCAGCGATGCCGACATAGTGATGCATCATTCCTGCTTTGTCTCCATCGGCAGGATTATTAAGCCCGCCAGGTGCGGCAACTAAGGGATCTACTGGGCTAGACGGACAGATGTAACCGTCGATAACCAACCCTTCGAGGACCAAATTGCTTCCAGCGAATGGAAAGCTACGGTACCCGCTAAAACTTCCAGTTTCGAAGTCAAGTTGATCAAACAGAGCATTCTGTTCGAGAAACGGCAAGATAGAAGTTCTCCAATTCACCCCTGACAAATTGGGATAGGTAACTGTTCCCGCACGTGCTCCATAGGGGAACGATCCAAACGTGTCGTGGTAGTTATGCAGTGCCAATCCCATTTGCTTGAAGTTATTAGAACACTGCATCCGTCGCGCTGCCTCACGGGCCTGTTGGACGGCTGGCAAAAGAAGCGCAATCAAAACACCAATGATCGCTATGACAACTAAAAGTTCTACGAGAGTAAATGCGTGACGACCGTTTCTCATGTCATTGACCCTGAAAAATGAAACAGAAGCTTGAATAACGGATCTTGAATAGCATGGATGGAGAAGAGAGATCCCCCGTGGGATATTCTGAATCTACTGATATTTGATGGCGTGTCAAGAAAATTTACGCAAGGAGGTTGTAGATCTTTTGGGAATCCGTAACGCGGTGGTGCTCGCTATCGATTGGGCAAGGGATCGGACTAGAGCAATTCTACGAGTCGGCCACTTATCGACTGATTTCTTTTTTGAGGGCAAGCAGCGGCAATTTACAATGAGTCTTCAAATTTCATTGGACTGCGAGAAAATGATTTATGATTGCCCGCATTAGTGCTTCACCCGTGATTCTTTTGATCCTTCTTTCTGCGCGTGTCTTCGCGGCGGATCAAGCTTCGCAAAGTGCTTCAGAGATCCGCTCTACGACGAGCGAACTTCCTAACATTGTCATCCTTCTTGCAGATGATCTTGGTTGGAATTCGGTAGGTTATCACAACGAAGAATTTCAGACGCCTAACATCGATTCGTTGGTTGCCGAGGGAATTGCACTTAATCGGTTCTACGTAGCTCCAATGTGTTCTCCAACACGAGCCGGCATGATGACGGGACGCTATCCGATTCGATTCGGTTGTGCCCGGGCAGTGATTCCTCCCTATCGCGATTTTGGTATGCCAACGTCGGAGGTGACGCTTCCGGAGATGTTAGCAACGCTGGGCTACGAGAATCGCGGGATCTTCGGCAAATGGCATCTTGGCCATCGACGTGCCAAGTGGCACCCTTTGAGCCAAGGCTTCACTCATTTTTACGGCCACTACAATGGTGCTATCGATTACTTCGAGCTTTCACGAGACGGTGTTCGTGATTGGCATTTAGGGTACGAGACGTCCAGTGAACAAGGGTACGCAACGGATTTAATTGCTAACGCCGCTGCCCAATGGATCAGGCAGTCTGCGACGTCAGATTCTCCTTATTTCTGCTACGTTCCGTTCAATGCTCCGCACTCCCCATTTCAGGCCCCTGACGATGCATTGAAAAAGTACGTGGATGCCTCGGAAGGGAACGGCCGTGGAGCAACGAAACGCGATATCTACAAAGCAATGATCGGGCGAATGGATGAAGGTATCGGCACCATTCTTCGAGCTATTGATTCAACGGGAGAGTCGGACAATACGATCGTCTGGTTCTTTAGCGACAACGGCGGCGTAGGGAATCTCCGTGATATCAACAAGCCTTTGAAGGGATCAAAACTGACCGTTTTCGAGGGCGGAATTCGCGTGCCAGCATGCGTTCGATGGCCTGCAAAAATTGAAGCAGGGATTAGCTCCGACCAGGTAAGTGGTTACATCGACGTTTTACCAACGCTTGTCGCCGCGGCCGGTGGTCAATGTGCCTCCCTAACGAATAACACGATCGATGGCATTGAATTGATCTCCCTTTTCAATTCCGAAGACTCACAAACGTTGGACAGACCATGGTATTCGTATCATGGGCAATCTGGTCCCAAGTCAGAGCATTTGGCTATTATTGACGAAGGATGGAAGCTGGTGGTCAATGGTCCGCAGTTTACGGACATTAAGCAATTAGAAAGTGACACTCATCGAGTTCGTTTGTACCATCTCGCCCAAGATTTATATGAAAAGAAAGATCTCGCGAAACAGAAGCCGGGAAAGGTTCACCAATTGGCAAAGCAATTGATCGAGTTTCGCGCACTCCAACCAGAGGACGCCATTCCTGCCTATGGAATTGGAAAGGAAGGTTTCATTCCCCCACCTTTTTGGAAGTTAGATCCCGACAGCCCGGAACAGTTGGTTGGCACCTACAAAGATTCCGATTCCAACTAGACTTCGTTGTTGCCAGCTCGCGTCCCATTCAATGGACTAGCTACTCAACGTAATCGGTAACTCCCCCGTCAAAAGCATTGATCAATGAGTATGATGTTTCGAAATTTAGTTTTTGTCTTGATGACTGTTTGTTCCGTCGCTCACACGTCTGACTTGAGTGCACAGCAAGCAAAAAAGAAAACACCACCGCCATTCAAATGGGTCAACCCGACTCGCAAGCTACCGACAGGCGTTCAGCATGGGATTTTTCAGAGTCCCTCAATGAACCAGGCAGTAGGTTACTGCATCTACCTGCCTCCGTCATATGCATCGGACATCGATCGTCGTTATCCCGTCGTGTATTACCTGCATGGTGGTCGTCCCGGAAATGAAAACAAAAGCGTCGGTCTGACAAACTACATTCATCGCTACATGACGGATGCGAAAACACCGGAGATGATCTACGTTTTCGTCAATGGAGGGCCAGTGAGTCATTACAATCTAGCCGATTGCATGAATGCGATGGGTGAGGATGTCTTCGTGAAAGAGTTGATTCCATTTATTGACCAGAACTACCGCACCATTGCGAATCGCGAAGGTCGCGGTATTGAAGGCTTTTCACAAGGGGGCCGGGGCACCACGCGGATCATGTTCAAGCACCCAGAACTGTTTTACTCTGCAGCTCCAGGCGGGTCCGGATACGCAACGGAAAAAAGAATTTCGGAAGATAACGGACGAGAGAACCCCAGTTTGGTGTTTGCACCTGGCGACAATGCCTGGGATCTGGCAAGGAAGTATGCGGACACGAAAAAGCCACCACTACGCATCATGCTGCATGTCGGTACCGAGGGATTTAACTACTCCAATAATCTTCAGTACATGGAGTTTCTGCAGTCCCTCAAAATTCCCTTCCAGCGAATTATCGTTGACGGAGCACCGCATAGTGCTCAAAAGATATACGAAAAACGTGGCAAAGAAATCGTTGAGTTCCACGCTGAAAGCTTTCGGCAATCAGGGGCTTTACCGGCTAAGTGAATTGCCCAATCGGTTCAGCCCGGTATTTGCAATTCGGCACAGCGCAATGTAAACGAATGGCGACAATTTAATCAAAATGTTTCATCGGAGGTGAAGTACACTTGATGGACTGCTTGGTTCGCTAGACGATACGAATCCCCTTTCGATGGTGGAAGTTGATACCGAGACCTGCTCAGCCAAGCGGCGGGTGACCACCTAAGTGAAACAGTGCATCAATCCAGTCGGAACGATCCATTAGGTACGACGCTTTAAGCGTGACATGTAATGCCAACGCCGGACAATTCGTCAAATAGATCGCATGCATTCGTTGTCAAAGCACGCAGCTTAGTCTTGTCTGCAGTGAAGACGAATATGTTTCAGATGAAGCATGTTTGGATATGGCCAATCTTGGCTGCCGTATTTTTAGCGACGTTAGGCTGGGTTCTGCGGGGTGTCCTCGAGAAGTCGATTCGCGATGAACTAGCCTCCGAATTGCAGATGCTTTTAGAAACGGACGTTACTGCCTTACGAATCTGGATGCGATCGCAAGAGGCGAACGCTGTTACAGAGGCTAACGATATACAAGTCGCCGCATTAGCCACTACGCTTATCGATTTTGCCAAAGAGGAAGGAATTCGCCAGATCGATTTGTTGCGACGGCCAGAGCTCGATGACCTGAGAGAAGAACTGCAGCCGACCCTCGAAGCGCAAGAATATAACGGTTTTATAATCGTCAATTCAGATGGTCTTGTTGTGGCTGCAGCTCGAAATGATCCTGTCGGTCGTCCAGCCGTTTTCGGTTCTACGAATATTGCCCTGAAACGAGCTTTAAATGGTGAACCGACTGTTGCGTATCCGACGAAAAGCCAAGTCCTTCTGCCAGACTCCCAAGGAGAGTTACGAGCAGAGCGACCTACGATGTTTGCCTTAGCTCCAATCGAGAATAAGGACGGGCAAATCATCGGTGCATTGGGACTTCGGATCGTACCAGCCGAGGAGTTTCTACCTATTCTTAGCGTCGCGAGATCTGGAGATACGGGCGAAACCTACGCGTTTGATGATAGTGGAATCATCGTGTCTGAAAGTCGCTTTGATGCGGAACTGAGGCAATATGGACTACTTTCGGATCATGAAAACTCCATTTTGAACTTATCGATCCGAGACCCAGGCATCGATCTAACTTCAGGCAGAAGATCAAATCAAGTTCGCTCGGATCTGCCACTTACGAAGATGGCCACAGCAGCAATCGATGGTAAGTCGGGCGTCGATGTGGCGGGCTACCATGGTTATCGAGGTGCACAAGTCGTTGGTGCATGGACTTGGCTGCCAGAATATGGGATTGGCGTCGCAACAGAGATTTCAGTTTCGGAGGCGTTTCGATCCCTCACGATCCTGCGAAACGTATTCTTTAGTCTACTAGGGTTACTAGCGGTTGCCGCGGCGATAATTTTTGTATTCACTTTGCGAATCGCCAAATTGCAGTCCGCGATGCGTCAGGCGACATCGGAAGCGCGTCGCTTGGGGCAGTACACATTGGACGAGAAGCTTGGAGAAGGTGGCATGGGGGTTGTCTACCGTGCTCATCACGCTCTGCTGCATCGACCTACTGCGGTGAAGTTTCTTGATTCTGAAAAGAGCGATGAGCAATCCATCGCCCGCTTTGAACGAGAAGTACAGCACACTACTCAGTTGAACCATCCCAACACGATCGCCATCTACGACTATGGTCGGACCGAAGATGGTGTTTTTTACTACGCAATGGAATATCTGGACGGGCTGAATCTGGAAGACCTGGTCCAGCTTCACGGTGCGCAGCCAGATGGTCGTGTGGTTTCGATACTTCGTCAAATTTGTGCATCTTTGCACGAAGCTCATTCCGTTGGCTTGATCCATCGCGATATTAAACCTGCGAACATCATTGTGAATTCCAGGGGTGGAGTGTTTGATCTTGTCAAAGTGTTAGACTTCGGCCTTGTAAAATCGATCGACTCCAAAAAGCAGATATCGATTACCCAGAATACTGGAATTGTGGGAACACCCTTGTACTTGTCGCCTGAGGCGATACAGGATTCCAGTTCCGTCGATGCGCGAAGTGATCTGTATGCTGTCGGCGCAGTGGGCTATTTCCTGCTCACAGGGAGCCCTGTTTTTGACGGCAATGGCCTATTAGACATCATCAAGCAACATGTTGATTCATCCCCGTTGCCGTTCAGCGAGCGATCCGAGCATTCTTCTTCCGCCGACTTAGAAAAACTGATTCTTCGATGTCTCTCCAAAGATCCACACGAGCGGCCACAAAATGCGCGACAGCTGAGCAAGGAATTGGCGGCTTGTTCTGTTGAGCAGTCATGGACGGAAGCCGACGCAGAGACCTGGTGGCAGCGAAACAGGCCCACTTCATTAGATCGAGAGTCGATCTCGACCAGCGACGGCCATCTAGAAGTAACTGTCGAATTACCTAAATAGGTCTTCGATTTGTTGGAAAACGTTCGAACGTATGCTTTTGATCGTTTTCAACGTACCTCACCGTTTGCGCAATTGCTGAAGTGAGATTCTAGGAATGATTCCGTTTGAGCAATATCGTTTTCCCATGAACTTGCGAAAACTTCTCATGCCAAAGATTGAAACACCAAATCTCTCCGCGGTATTTTAATTTCTATTAGGCCGCCGTACCGTCTTGGCCCAGGACTTCGTGAAAAGGAAGCTGGATTTAGGCATTCTCCTAAACAAACACACCACGCGAGGACGCTCGTGGATTCCTAATCCTCCGAAATCTGGTCGCAATATTTAACCGCGAACCGAAAATGGCGTAGCCGAGCGACATCCGAAAATCTTTACCGTATACTACAAATACCGTTGACCTGACTTGGGTCTTACCGAGTCAGTTGACCGTCCAGCGCTGAGTTAATTGCAGAAGACCCTGCCGCCCGTCATTTGCATTTGAACGATCGGGAATCAAATAGATGAATCGTATTCAAGCCATCTTGTTCGGAATGATTTGTTGGACGTCCTTGGTCGTACCCCTTTCAGCAGACCAGGCTGACGACGAAGCAATGATTCGCAAGGCTGTTCAAGACTACTCCGACGCATTCAATGCTGGGGACGCGAAGCTATTGGCTTCGATGTGGTCCCCGGACGCGGTTTATACGAATCCTGACAGCGGAGCGCAGGTAGTTGGCCAAACCGCGATCGAATCTCAATTCTCAGGGATCTTCGCTGCAAACCAAGGGATCAAAATTACAACGACGACCGATTCTGTGCAATTTATTTCACCTACGGTCGCTGCCGAGTTTGGGACGGCTCGTATTCTTCATCCGGAATCAGATCCTGAAGATACCCAGTACACAGCCATCTACGTCAAACGAGATGGTAAGTGGCTGCTAGATCGAGTCACAGAAGAAACTGTTCCTGTCGCTTCGACTAACTATGAACAGTTGAAACCGTTGGAATGGATGATTGGTTCGTGGATAGATGAGGACGAAGACACCACCGTAGAAACGACGTGTGAATGGACCAAAAACCGTAATTTCATTCGACGGATGTTTGCGGTCAGTGTTCGAGATCGCATTGAAGTATCTGGTATGCAGATCATCGGCTGGGACCCGTCGACAAAGCAAATCCGATCCTGGGTGTTTGATTCAGATGGTGGCTTCGGCGAAGGAGTTTGGGGCCAAAAGGGTGACGCCTGGCAAGTCCAAATCCAGGGAGTGGCTCCTGATGGAAGCAAATCGTCTTCCGTGAATATGTTCCAAAAGATTAACGACGACTCGTTCACCTGGCAATCGGTTTCGCGCGTCGTCGGCGGTGAACTATTGCCCAACGTAGATCCTGTCGTTGTCCGCCGGAAGTTAATGGACTAGTTGCACCTCAACGAAACCTACCAAATAATCCAATCGATCTATTCTGAGGCGGTGAAATGAAACGATCCTACTCTCTCATGCTTGTGACGCTTGCAGTGAGCCTGCTCGTTGTGAATGATGCCTCTGCGAGAGGTGGTCGCGGTGGAGGAGCTCGTGGAGGTGGATTTAGCAGCGGGGCTAGTCGACCGTCGGTCAGCCGTTCGCCAGCGGTAAGTCGTCCCGCGCCAAGACCTGCATCTCGACCATCAAGTCCAAGTATATCTCGGCCTAGCGTTTCCCGTCCGAGCGTCACACCTCCTAGACCGAGCACTCGTCCCGCGGGAGGTGCAAGTCGTCCTGGTAGTTCACTCGGTTCACGGCCTGGTGGCGCGAGCGGGGGAGGCCGCCCAAGCTCTAGTGACGTTCAAAAGTTTCTGGGACTAGGCTCGTCACCGGGGTCACGTCCAAGCAATCTTCCGTCAGGAACGCGCCCAAGCACGCTCCCTGGTAACGCTGCTGGAGCGATAGGAGGCGCTACGGCTGGAAGTGCTGCAGCAGATTTCCTTCGAGACTCATCTTCCCGTCCAAGTACGTTGCCTGCCGAACGCCCCGGCGCGGGAAATCGGCCAGGGGGAGATAGACCGGGGATTGCTGATCGACCGGGCACAGGGGACCGTCCAGGAATCGCCGATCGTCCCGGCCCAGGCGAGCGGCCTGGATTAGGAGATCGTCCTGGGTCTGGGGAAAGACCTATCGCTGGGAATCGTCCCGATCGAATTGATAATCGAGGCGAGCGTCACGAGCATCGACAAGAGCGAAGGGACGAGATACGTGATCACGTTCACGACCATCCAATTCGTGATTTCTGGTCCGATCATCCGCTATGGGGAGCCTGGGCAATAACACGGCCATTTCGCTGGGCCGCATGGTCTGGAGTAACAGGTTGGGTCGACTATGGTTGGTCGGAACCATATTACTACGAGTACGGCGAGAACGTTTACTACGAAGATGGCTCGGTCTACTACGGAGATCAGGTTTACTGCACCGAAGCAGAGTATGCCGCTCAAGCCGAAGAGATCGCCCAAAGTGCGCCTGATATCCCTGCGGAAGAATGCGAATGGATGCCACTGGGTGTCTTTGCACTGACCGAAGATGGACAGAGTGAAGGACC is a window of Bremerella sp. TYQ1 DNA encoding:
- a CDS encoding SgcJ/EcaC family oxidoreductase, producing the protein MNRIQAILFGMICWTSLVVPLSADQADDEAMIRKAVQDYSDAFNAGDAKLLASMWSPDAVYTNPDSGAQVVGQTAIESQFSGIFAANQGIKITTTTDSVQFISPTVAAEFGTARILHPESDPEDTQYTAIYVKRDGKWLLDRVTEETVPVASTNYEQLKPLEWMIGSWIDEDEDTTVETTCEWTKNRNFIRRMFAVSVRDRIEVSGMQIIGWDPSTKQIRSWVFDSDGGFGEGVWGQKGDAWQVQIQGVAPDGSKSSSVNMFQKINDDSFTWQSVSRVVGGELLPNVDPVVVRRKLMD
- a CDS encoding serine/threonine protein kinase translates to MAAVFLATLGWVLRGVLEKSIRDELASELQMLLETDVTALRIWMRSQEANAVTEANDIQVAALATTLIDFAKEEGIRQIDLLRRPELDDLREELQPTLEAQEYNGFIIVNSDGLVVAAARNDPVGRPAVFGSTNIALKRALNGEPTVAYPTKSQVLLPDSQGELRAERPTMFALAPIENKDGQIIGALGLRIVPAEEFLPILSVARSGDTGETYAFDDSGIIVSESRFDAELRQYGLLSDHENSILNLSIRDPGIDLTSGRRSNQVRSDLPLTKMATAAIDGKSGVDVAGYHGYRGAQVVGAWTWLPEYGIGVATEISVSEAFRSLTILRNVFFSLLGLLAVAAAIIFVFTLRIAKLQSAMRQATSEARRLGQYTLDEKLGEGGMGVVYRAHHALLHRPTAVKFLDSEKSDEQSIARFEREVQHTTQLNHPNTIAIYDYGRTEDGVFYYAMEYLDGLNLEDLVQLHGAQPDGRVVSILRQICASLHEAHSVGLIHRDIKPANIIVNSRGGVFDLVKVLDFGLVKSIDSKKQISITQNTGIVGTPLYLSPEAIQDSSSVDARSDLYAVGAVGYFLLTGSPVFDGNGLLDIIKQHVDSSPLPFSERSEHSSSADLEKLILRCLSKDPHERPQNARQLSKELAACSVEQSWTEADAETWWQRNRPTSLDRESISTSDGHLEVTVELPK
- a CDS encoding sulfatase-like hydrolase/transferase, with product MIARISASPVILLILLSARVFAADQASQSASEIRSTTSELPNIVILLADDLGWNSVGYHNEEFQTPNIDSLVAEGIALNRFYVAPMCSPTRAGMMTGRYPIRFGCARAVIPPYRDFGMPTSEVTLPEMLATLGYENRGIFGKWHLGHRRAKWHPLSQGFTHFYGHYNGAIDYFELSRDGVRDWHLGYETSSEQGYATDLIANAAAQWIRQSATSDSPYFCYVPFNAPHSPFQAPDDALKKYVDASEGNGRGATKRDIYKAMIGRMDEGIGTILRAIDSTGESDNTIVWFFSDNGGVGNLRDINKPLKGSKLTVFEGGIRVPACVRWPAKIEAGISSDQVSGYIDVLPTLVAAAGGQCASLTNNTIDGIELISLFNSEDSQTLDRPWYSYHGQSGPKSEHLAIIDEGWKLVVNGPQFTDIKQLESDTHRVRLYHLAQDLYEKKDLAKQKPGKVHQLAKQLIEFRALQPEDAIPAYGIGKEGFIPPPFWKLDPDSPEQLVGTYKDSDSN
- a CDS encoding esterase family protein, with product MNQAVGYCIYLPPSYASDIDRRYPVVYYLHGGRPGNENKSVGLTNYIHRYMTDAKTPEMIYVFVNGGPVSHYNLADCMNAMGEDVFVKELIPFIDQNYRTIANREGRGIEGFSQGGRGTTRIMFKHPELFYSAAPGGSGYATEKRISEDNGRENPSLVFAPGDNAWDLARKYADTKKPPLRIMLHVGTEGFNYSNNLQYMEFLQSLKIPFQRIIVDGAPHSAQKIYEKRGKEIVEFHAESFRQSGALPAK
- a CDS encoding DUF4198 domain-containing protein; the encoded protein is MNRLFAIIVLVAFAFVPTPSLAHSLWVLVPDGEDNVVKLWYSDSPEPGRASMIHRILKAKVYAVSPDSAPVAIPMKKIELDEETAEMSANLTNPAKMLATVCDIGVKESRRLKPASGSGVSQTSQAKESSSREHKEEPPIREWYFCKYVTSNAIKNKDADKAFEHLSYRLELIPRLEGSTLVIAAYLDGEPAKQLSVSITDVKGERQRLSTDENGIAKLDGVSKGRYAIRSKTLLDEAGKVNGKEYAKTALVSSLILDIE
- a CDS encoding DUF1559 domain-containing protein, translated to MRNGRHAFTLVELLVVIAIIGVLIALLLPAVQQAREAARRMQCSNNFKQMGLALHNYHDTFGSFPYGARAGTVTYPNLSGVNWRTSILPFLEQNALFDQLDFETGSFSGYRSFPFAGSNLVLEGLVIDGYICPSSPVDPLVAAPGGLNNPADGDKAGMMHHYVGIAGAYPDPAGRTDVVKQTSRGYAAGTGMLRPGQVTKFRDATDGTSNSLAVAEQSAMVGNEVIAANYGGGWTGQLANYPVSSITSSSDNYYYTGLTTVRWQINYDTKTSSSSSQPYENNTILNSFHPGGILGMLGDGSTRFIPETIDMETLRRVSTCNDGLTASL